One part of the Pogoniulus pusillus isolate bPogPus1 chromosome 8, bPogPus1.pri, whole genome shotgun sequence genome encodes these proteins:
- the RABGAP1L gene encoding rab GTPase-activating protein 1-like isoform X8: MPTRENRRLQEASMRLEQENDDLAHELVTSKIALRNDLDQAEDKADVLNKELLLTKQKLVETEEEKRKQEEETAQLKEVFRKQLEKAESEIKKTTAIIAEYKQICSQLSTRLEKQQVASKDELEVLKGKVMACKHCSEIFSKEGTLKLSAVSTENKGLEIDDEKDALKKQLREMELELAQTKLQLVEAKCKIQELEHQRGALMNEIQAAKNSWFSKTLNSIKTATGTQPPQQPQPPLPPREGST, from the exons ATGCCCACG AGGGAGAACCGCAGGCTCCAAGAAGCAAgcatgaggctggagcaggagaatgATGACCTTGCCCATGAGCTTGTAACAAGCAAAATTGCCTTACGGAATGACCTGGACCAG GCTGAAGACAAGGCAGATGTTTTGAACAAGGAACTTCTCCTGACCAAGCAGAAGCTGGTGGAGACTGAGGAGGAGAAACGGAAGCAGGAAGAGGAAACTGCTCAG CTGAAGGAAGTCTTCAGGAAGCAGCTTGAGAAGGCAGAATCTGAGATCAAGAAAACCACAGCCATTATTGCAGAGTACAAACAG ATTTGTTCCCAGCTGAGTACCAGGCTGGAAAAACAACAAGTGGCCAGTAAAGATGAGCTGGAGGTCTTGAAG GGCAAAGTGATGGCTTGCAAACACTGCAGTGAGATTTTCAGCAAGGAGGGGACACTGAAGCTGTCTGCTGTAAGCACGGAGAATAAAGGCCTTGAAATAGATGACGAGAAGGATGCActgaagaagcagctgagagagatggagctGGAACTTGCACAGACCAAACTGCAGCTCGTGGAAGCCAAGTGCAAAATTCAG GAGCTGGAGCACCAGAGAGGAGCCCTTATGAATGAAATCCAAGCTGCCAAAAACTCTTGGTTTAGCAAAACCCTGAACTCTATCAAAACGGCCACAGGCACGCAGCCACCGCAGCAGCCTCAGCCGCCCCTGCCACCCAGAGAGGGCAGCACATAG
- the RABGAP1L gene encoding rab GTPase-activating protein 1-like isoform X7 has product MRESQLQQEDPMDRYKRENRRLQEASMRLEQENDDLAHELVTSKIALRNDLDQAEDKADVLNKELLLTKQKLVETEEEKRKQEEETAQLKEVFRKQLEKAESEIKKTTAIIAEYKQICSQLSTRLEKQQVASKDELEVLKGKVMACKHCSEIFSKEGTLKLSAVSTENKGLEIDDEKDALKKQLREMELELAQTKLQLVEAKCKIQELEHQRGALMNEIQAAKNSWFSKTLNSIKTATGTQPPQQPQPPLPPREGST; this is encoded by the exons ATGCGAGAGagtcagctgcagcaggaagatCCTATGGACAGATACAAG AGGGAGAACCGCAGGCTCCAAGAAGCAAgcatgaggctggagcaggagaatgATGACCTTGCCCATGAGCTTGTAACAAGCAAAATTGCCTTACGGAATGACCTGGACCAG GCTGAAGACAAGGCAGATGTTTTGAACAAGGAACTTCTCCTGACCAAGCAGAAGCTGGTGGAGACTGAGGAGGAGAAACGGAAGCAGGAAGAGGAAACTGCTCAG CTGAAGGAAGTCTTCAGGAAGCAGCTTGAGAAGGCAGAATCTGAGATCAAGAAAACCACAGCCATTATTGCAGAGTACAAACAG ATTTGTTCCCAGCTGAGTACCAGGCTGGAAAAACAACAAGTGGCCAGTAAAGATGAGCTGGAGGTCTTGAAG GGCAAAGTGATGGCTTGCAAACACTGCAGTGAGATTTTCAGCAAGGAGGGGACACTGAAGCTGTCTGCTGTAAGCACGGAGAATAAAGGCCTTGAAATAGATGACGAGAAGGATGCActgaagaagcagctgagagagatggagctGGAACTTGCACAGACCAAACTGCAGCTCGTGGAAGCCAAGTGCAAAATTCAG GAGCTGGAGCACCAGAGAGGAGCCCTTATGAATGAAATCCAAGCTGCCAAAAACTCTTGGTTTAGCAAAACCCTGAACTCTATCAAAACGGCCACAGGCACGCAGCCACCGCAGCAGCCTCAGCCGCCCCTGCCACCCAGAGAGGGCAGCACATAG